In Populus alba chromosome 9, ASM523922v2, whole genome shotgun sequence, a genomic segment contains:
- the LOC118035257 gene encoding copper transporter 6 — MDHGHDMPGMGGMAPPPPMNMAGTMPHHEMMMMHMTFFWGKSAEILFSGWPGSSDKRPHMYFVALLFVFVLSILVEWLSHCQLIKPGSNHVAAGLVQTLLHALRVGSAYMVMLAIMSFNGGVFLVAVAGHTLGFLFFGSRVFKKNQNPAKTSDLPPSSC, encoded by the coding sequence atggACCATGGTCATGATATGCCGGGCATGGGGGGCATGGCTCCGCCGCCGCCCATGAACATGGCAGGAACGATGCCACACCacgagatgatgatgatgcacaTGACCTTCTTTTGGGGGAAGAGTGCTGAAATTCTCTTCTCTGGCTGGCCTGGGAGCTCTGATAAGAGACCACACATGTACTTTGTGGCtttgctgtttgtttttgtgctttCCATTCTTGTCGAGTGGCTATCCCATTGCCAGTTGATCAAGCCTGGCTCGAACCATGTGGCGGCTGGTCTGGTCCAGACTCTACTGCACGCTTTGCGGGTTGGTTCAGCCTATATGGTCATGTTGGCTATCATGTCTTTCAATGGCGGCGTGTTCCTGGTTGCTGTGGCTGGGCATACTCTGGGGTTCCTATTTTTTGGCAGtagggtttttaagaaaaaccaaaatcctGCTAAAACCTCTGATCTTCCTCCATCGAGTTGTTGA